In a genomic window of Quercus lobata isolate SW786 chromosome 4, ValleyOak3.0 Primary Assembly, whole genome shotgun sequence:
- the LOC115988070 gene encoding uncharacterized protein LOC115988070: protein MGRRQNDSELGRCAILSLLFMGTISCCMVYVCLSVVFNRPSRIATVSSVSDVVEDGGQEESECCRGIEHLELWGDAVKWGSDFKVSSSEDCCMACKSMCGGEDGPCFCDSWVYCGDKEACGPRFGECWLKKQKDALDPDRRDSGDKVMWTSGLVFGKGKGIFGLKTEYGVIHIKLFPDCAPHSVSYILEMLQLRHFAGCQFYRAESRGNFWDSEGNHIENAPFGPPFAVIQGTLEAIGSSFKDTPTETCPTIRRGSVAWVGSGPEFFISLANHNEWKKAYTVFGSVLPEDMEIVELITQLPTKPEVWSNINVSVLEKPVAFQFQRIKTSHGNLK from the exons ATGGGTCGCAGGCAAAACGACTCAGAACTCGGTCGTTGTGCAATTCTGAGCCTCTTGTTTATGGGCACAATCTCATGCTGCATGGTCTATGTTTGCCTCTCTGTGGTCTTCAACAGGCCCAGTAGGATTGCCACTGTTTCGTCAGTTTCAGACGTTGTTGAAGATGGCGGTCAAGAAGAGAGTGAGTGTTGCAGAGGGATTGAGCATTTGGAGCTTTGGGGTGATGCTGTGAAATGGGGTTCTGACTTTAAGGTCAGTTCTTCTGAGGATTGTTGCATGGCTTGTAAGAGCATGTGTGGTGGAGAGGATGGGCCTTGTTTTTGCGATTCCTGGGTGTATTGTGGGGATAAGGAGGCTTGTGGTCCTAGATTTGGTGAG TGTTGGTTGAAGAAACAGAAGGATGCATTGGACCCTGATCGGCGAGACTCGGGTGATAAAGTCATGTGGACTTCTGGGCTTGTCTTTGGAAAAGGAAAG GGTATTTTTGGCTTGAAAACTGAATATGGGGTTATTCACATCAAA CTATTCCCTGATTGTGCCCCACATTCTGTTTCCTATATTCTTGAGATGTTACAATTGCGTCATTTTGCGGGTTGTCAATTTTATCGAGCAGAAAGTCGGGGAAACTTTTGGGATTCAGAAGGAAATCACATAGAAAAT GCTCCATTTGGTCCACCTTTTGCAGTAATACAAGGTACACTTGAAGCTATTGGAAGCAGTTTTAAGGATACTCCTACAGAGACCTGCCCCACCATAAGAAGAGGATCAGTTGCATGGGTTGGTTCTGGCCCAGAATTCTTTATCAGCTTAGCTAACCACAATGAGTGGAAAAAAGCTTACACTGTCTTTGGTTCTGTTCTTCCTGAAGATATGGAAATTGTGGAGTTAATCACACAGCTTCCTACCAAACCGGAGGTTTGGAGTAACATTAATGTCTCTGTCTTGGAGAAACCTGTTGCCTTCCAATTCCAAAGAATCAAGACAAGTCATGGAAACCTGAAATGA
- the LOC115983399 gene encoding heterogeneous nuclear ribonucleoprotein R isoform X1 — translation MPPRTVKRGAGSAGPKRTTRGTRGAQRAQDPPPEEVAVVVAAAAAVVEAEEAVKVEEEVPVPVVEEEVKVEEKPVVVVEPEPEAKPVANGSGPVKKEDEVRESVDEYEKDERLELDDNDPEYEPEEDGGVDYDEKETEQEDEKEVVEEGEEEAEENVGEEEEGDMVEEEMEDVHEELEGEEDDERAGVEQEHADLVDAEEEEHNEVVKERRKRKEFEVFVGGLDKDASEDDLRKVFSTVGEVTEVRLMMNPQTKKNKGFAFLRYASVEQAKRAVVELKHPVINGKQCGVTPSQDSDTLFLGNICKTWTKEALKEKLKHYSVENVEDLTLVEDSNNEGMNRGFAFLEFSSRSEAMDAFKRLQKRDVVFGVDRPAKVSFADSFIDPGDEIMAQVKTVFVDGLPASWDEDRVRVLLKKYGEVEKIELARNMPSAKRRDFGFVTFDTHDAAVTCAKSINNAELGEGDNKAKVRARLSRPLQRGKGKHVSRGDFRSGRGSGRIVRSSWGRPAPRSLPIRGGRGIGSRIPPVSMKRPGGLRDRRPVVSMPTRGRPLPPPARSYERRAPVPSYPKSSLKRDYGRRDDLPPPRSRAPADYGPRAVPERRQSYRDDYSSRGPGYSDLPRSTSRPAARRAYVDDGYGQRFERPPPPPPTYREGRPRDYDSISGSKRPYAALDDVPPRYADSGVRQSRARLDYEYGGSASQYGDAYGDRVGRSNLGYSSGRSSISSQDSHGIYSSRQGMSYGGGSFSGSDVGGMYSSSYGGDYMSRGSDVGGSSYSSMYSGRGMGGSSYMGSGGSGSYY, via the exons ATGCCTCCACGGACTGTGAAGAGGGGTGCGGGATCGGCGGGGCCGAAGAGGACGACGAGGGGCACAAGAGGAGCCCAGAGGGCTCAGGATCCGCCACCGGAAGAGGTGGCTGTTGTTGTTGCGGCGGCTGCGGCAGTTGTCGAGGCAGAAGAGGCTGTGAAGGTTGAGGAGGAGGTTCCGGTTCCGGTGGTTGAGGAGGAAGTTAAGGTCGAGGAGAAGCCTGTTGTGGTGGTGGAGCCTGAACCTGAGGCGAAACCTGTTGCTAATGGATCGGGTCCTGTGAAAa AAGAAGATGAGGTGAGGGAATCTGTAGACGAATATGAAAAAGATGAACGGTTAGAACTAGATGATAATGACCCTGAATATGAACCTGAAGAAGATGGTGGGGTTGACTATGATGAGAAGGAAACAGAGCAAGAGGATGAGAAGGAGGTGGTAGAGGAAGGAGAGGAAGAAGCTGAGGAAAATgttggtgaagaagaagagggtgATATGGTTGAGGAGGAAATGGAAGATGTTCATGAAGAACTTGAGGGTGAAGAGGATGATGAGCGTGCTGGCGTTGAGCAGGAGCATGCAGATCTGGTTGATGCGGAGGAAGAGGAGCACAATGAAGTTGTGAAAGAGAGGCGCAAGCGTAAGGAGTTCGAAGTTTTTGTTGGTGGTTTGGACAAGGATGCATCCGAGGATGATCTTAGGAAAGTTTTCAGCACAGTTGGTGAGGTTACTGAAGTCAGACTGATGATGAATCCTCAGACTAAGAAGAACAAGGGCTTTGCATTCTTGCGTTATGCATCTGTGGAACAAGCAAAACGGGCTGTTGTTGAGCTCAAACACCCAGTG ATTAATGGGAAACAATGTGGTGTTACTCCAAGTCAAGACAGCGACACCCTTTTTCTGGGTAACATATGCAAGACCTGGACAAAAGAAGCC TTAAAAGAGAAGTTGAAACATTATTCAGTGGAGAATGTTGAGGATTTGACATTGGTAGAAGATAGTAACAATGAGGGAATGAATCGGGGTTTcgcttttttggaattttcatctCGCTCAGAAGCCATGGATGCCTTTAAGCGTCTACAGAAGAGAGATGTTGTGTTTGGAGTTGATAGGCCTGCAAAAGTATCTTTTGCAGATTCCTTCATTGACCCTGGTGATGAAATTATGGCACAG GTTAAAACTGTATTTGTGGATGGTCTGCCTGCTTCATGGGATGAGGACCGTGTCCGAGTGCTTCTTAAGAAATATGGGGAGGTTGAAAAGATTGAGCTTGCCCGGAATATGCCTTCTGCCAAGAGAAGAGATTTTGGTTTTGTTACATTTGACACTCATGATGCTGCAGTGACATGTGCGAAAAGCATTAACAATGCTGAATTGGGTGAAGGAGACAACAAG GCCAAAGTAAGGGCCAGATTGTCAAGACCACTTCAGAGAGGTAAGGGAAAACATGTTAGTCGTGGAGATTTCCGATCTGGGCGTGGGTCTGGACGAATTGTCAGGAGTTCATGGGGTCGTCCAGCGCCACGTAGTCTCCCTATTCGTGGAGGAAGAGGAATTGGAAGTCGCATCCCACCAGTCAGTATGAAGAGACCTGGTGGATTGAGAGATAGAAGGCCTGTTGTGTCCATGCCAACAAGAGGCAGGCCCTTGCCTCCTCCAGCTAGGTCCTATGAGAGGAGAGCACCTG TTCCTTCATACCCAAAGAGTAGCTTGAAAAGGGATTATGGTCGGCGTGATGACCTTCCTCCTCCAAGGAGTAGAGCTCCCGCAGATTATGGCCCTAGGGCTGTCCCTGAGAGACGGCAATCATACAGAGATGACTACTCTTCCCGTGGTCCTGGTTACTCTGATCTTCCTAGGAGTACATCCCGTCCAGCAGCAAGAAGAGCTTATGTGGATGATGGCTATGGCCAAAGGTTTGAAAGACCTCCCCCTCCTCCTCCAACTTATCGTGAAGGACGCCCTCGTGATTATGACTCCATTTCTGGGTCAAAACGTCCATATGCTGCACTG GATGATGTTCCCCCGCGTTATGCTGATTCGGGAGTCCGCCAATCTAGGGCTCGTTTAGACTATGAATATGGTGGTAGTGCTTCTCAATATGGGGATGCTTATGGTGACAG AGTTGGGAGATCTAATCTAGGATATAGCAGTGGCAGAAGTTCCATCTCCAGTCAGGATTCACATGGAATTTATAGCAGTCGTCAAGGCATGAGTTACGGAGGAG GTTCTTTCAGTGGTAGTGATGTTGGCGGAATGTACTCATCAAGCTATGGTGGTGATTACATGTCCCGTGGAAGTGAT GTTGGCGGTAGCTCTTACTCATCAATGTATTCTGGTCGTGGCATGGGTGGCAGCAGTTACATGGGATCTGGTGGCTCTGGATCATATTACTGA
- the LOC115983399 gene encoding heterogeneous nuclear ribonucleoprotein R isoform X2 — MPPRTVKRGAGSAGPKRTTRGTRGAQRAQDPPPEEVAVVVAAAAAVVEAEEAVKVEEEVPVPVVEEEVKVEEKPVVVVEPEPEAKPVANGSGPVKKDEVRESVDEYEKDERLELDDNDPEYEPEEDGGVDYDEKETEQEDEKEVVEEGEEEAEENVGEEEEGDMVEEEMEDVHEELEGEEDDERAGVEQEHADLVDAEEEEHNEVVKERRKRKEFEVFVGGLDKDASEDDLRKVFSTVGEVTEVRLMMNPQTKKNKGFAFLRYASVEQAKRAVVELKHPVINGKQCGVTPSQDSDTLFLGNICKTWTKEALKEKLKHYSVENVEDLTLVEDSNNEGMNRGFAFLEFSSRSEAMDAFKRLQKRDVVFGVDRPAKVSFADSFIDPGDEIMAQVKTVFVDGLPASWDEDRVRVLLKKYGEVEKIELARNMPSAKRRDFGFVTFDTHDAAVTCAKSINNAELGEGDNKAKVRARLSRPLQRGKGKHVSRGDFRSGRGSGRIVRSSWGRPAPRSLPIRGGRGIGSRIPPVSMKRPGGLRDRRPVVSMPTRGRPLPPPARSYERRAPVPSYPKSSLKRDYGRRDDLPPPRSRAPADYGPRAVPERRQSYRDDYSSRGPGYSDLPRSTSRPAARRAYVDDGYGQRFERPPPPPPTYREGRPRDYDSISGSKRPYAALDDVPPRYADSGVRQSRARLDYEYGGSASQYGDAYGDRVGRSNLGYSSGRSSISSQDSHGIYSSRQGMSYGGGSFSGSDVGGMYSSSYGGDYMSRGSDVGGSSYSSMYSGRGMGGSSYMGSGGSGSYY; from the exons ATGCCTCCACGGACTGTGAAGAGGGGTGCGGGATCGGCGGGGCCGAAGAGGACGACGAGGGGCACAAGAGGAGCCCAGAGGGCTCAGGATCCGCCACCGGAAGAGGTGGCTGTTGTTGTTGCGGCGGCTGCGGCAGTTGTCGAGGCAGAAGAGGCTGTGAAGGTTGAGGAGGAGGTTCCGGTTCCGGTGGTTGAGGAGGAAGTTAAGGTCGAGGAGAAGCCTGTTGTGGTGGTGGAGCCTGAACCTGAGGCGAAACCTGTTGCTAATGGATCGGGTCCTGTGAAAa AAGATGAGGTGAGGGAATCTGTAGACGAATATGAAAAAGATGAACGGTTAGAACTAGATGATAATGACCCTGAATATGAACCTGAAGAAGATGGTGGGGTTGACTATGATGAGAAGGAAACAGAGCAAGAGGATGAGAAGGAGGTGGTAGAGGAAGGAGAGGAAGAAGCTGAGGAAAATgttggtgaagaagaagagggtgATATGGTTGAGGAGGAAATGGAAGATGTTCATGAAGAACTTGAGGGTGAAGAGGATGATGAGCGTGCTGGCGTTGAGCAGGAGCATGCAGATCTGGTTGATGCGGAGGAAGAGGAGCACAATGAAGTTGTGAAAGAGAGGCGCAAGCGTAAGGAGTTCGAAGTTTTTGTTGGTGGTTTGGACAAGGATGCATCCGAGGATGATCTTAGGAAAGTTTTCAGCACAGTTGGTGAGGTTACTGAAGTCAGACTGATGATGAATCCTCAGACTAAGAAGAACAAGGGCTTTGCATTCTTGCGTTATGCATCTGTGGAACAAGCAAAACGGGCTGTTGTTGAGCTCAAACACCCAGTG ATTAATGGGAAACAATGTGGTGTTACTCCAAGTCAAGACAGCGACACCCTTTTTCTGGGTAACATATGCAAGACCTGGACAAAAGAAGCC TTAAAAGAGAAGTTGAAACATTATTCAGTGGAGAATGTTGAGGATTTGACATTGGTAGAAGATAGTAACAATGAGGGAATGAATCGGGGTTTcgcttttttggaattttcatctCGCTCAGAAGCCATGGATGCCTTTAAGCGTCTACAGAAGAGAGATGTTGTGTTTGGAGTTGATAGGCCTGCAAAAGTATCTTTTGCAGATTCCTTCATTGACCCTGGTGATGAAATTATGGCACAG GTTAAAACTGTATTTGTGGATGGTCTGCCTGCTTCATGGGATGAGGACCGTGTCCGAGTGCTTCTTAAGAAATATGGGGAGGTTGAAAAGATTGAGCTTGCCCGGAATATGCCTTCTGCCAAGAGAAGAGATTTTGGTTTTGTTACATTTGACACTCATGATGCTGCAGTGACATGTGCGAAAAGCATTAACAATGCTGAATTGGGTGAAGGAGACAACAAG GCCAAAGTAAGGGCCAGATTGTCAAGACCACTTCAGAGAGGTAAGGGAAAACATGTTAGTCGTGGAGATTTCCGATCTGGGCGTGGGTCTGGACGAATTGTCAGGAGTTCATGGGGTCGTCCAGCGCCACGTAGTCTCCCTATTCGTGGAGGAAGAGGAATTGGAAGTCGCATCCCACCAGTCAGTATGAAGAGACCTGGTGGATTGAGAGATAGAAGGCCTGTTGTGTCCATGCCAACAAGAGGCAGGCCCTTGCCTCCTCCAGCTAGGTCCTATGAGAGGAGAGCACCTG TTCCTTCATACCCAAAGAGTAGCTTGAAAAGGGATTATGGTCGGCGTGATGACCTTCCTCCTCCAAGGAGTAGAGCTCCCGCAGATTATGGCCCTAGGGCTGTCCCTGAGAGACGGCAATCATACAGAGATGACTACTCTTCCCGTGGTCCTGGTTACTCTGATCTTCCTAGGAGTACATCCCGTCCAGCAGCAAGAAGAGCTTATGTGGATGATGGCTATGGCCAAAGGTTTGAAAGACCTCCCCCTCCTCCTCCAACTTATCGTGAAGGACGCCCTCGTGATTATGACTCCATTTCTGGGTCAAAACGTCCATATGCTGCACTG GATGATGTTCCCCCGCGTTATGCTGATTCGGGAGTCCGCCAATCTAGGGCTCGTTTAGACTATGAATATGGTGGTAGTGCTTCTCAATATGGGGATGCTTATGGTGACAG AGTTGGGAGATCTAATCTAGGATATAGCAGTGGCAGAAGTTCCATCTCCAGTCAGGATTCACATGGAATTTATAGCAGTCGTCAAGGCATGAGTTACGGAGGAG GTTCTTTCAGTGGTAGTGATGTTGGCGGAATGTACTCATCAAGCTATGGTGGTGATTACATGTCCCGTGGAAGTGAT GTTGGCGGTAGCTCTTACTCATCAATGTATTCTGGTCGTGGCATGGGTGGCAGCAGTTACATGGGATCTGGTGGCTCTGGATCATATTACTGA
- the LOC115983177 gene encoding agamous-like MADS-box protein AGL62 — translation MVRLKGMGRSKIEIKEIQNKGAMYCTFTKRRNGLCSKARELHTLCGAQVAAIVFSPKNKMYTFGEPSVDSVVNRFLHEQQQQRQPLNREGQKKKKKKTIPFLSDECIEGFELHELKYCTALMEEFVRKLEERLADVVYRRVQVKDLISLIK, via the coding sequence ATGGTTAGACTAAAAGGCATGGGACGTAGCAAAATAGAGATAAAGGAAATACAGAACAAGGGAGCCATGTACTGCACCTTCACAAAGCGTCGCAATGGCCTGTGCAGCAAGGCTAGGGAGCTCCATACCTTGTGTGGTGCCCAAGTTGCTGCCATTGTCTTCTCTCCCAAGAACAAGATGTACACCTTTGGTGAGCCTTCTGTGGACTCCGTGGTGAATCGCTTTCTTcatgaacaacaacaacaacgacaacCCTTGAACCGAGAAgggcagaagaagaagaagaagaagacgataCCGTTTTTGTCAGACGAGTGCATTGAAGGTTTTGAGTTGCATGAGCTTAAGTATTGCACGGCTTTGATGGAAGAGTTTGTGAGAAAGTTAGAAGAACGACTAGCAGACGTGGTGTATAGGAGGGTTCAAGTGAAGGATTTGATTagtttaattaaataa